A single region of the Austwickia chelonae genome encodes:
- a CDS encoding alpha/beta fold hydrolase — MRTSIAVLAASAVTLTLIPPVHAAPVHAEGQKPAVAHATPPGLDMSKVKTPALKWAPCEKNKTLLCTVALLPLDYSKPDGPKIAIGMSKSSASGKKKGTIFVNPGGPGSSASVRVPEFAEVLGKTVTSEYDVIGVDPRGIGASSPAACWSNAKTPAAPKARFPLTAAEQKEEFERDAYRRAACDKTGRPIIDHMSTASTARDMEMIRRAVGDKQLNYYGVSYGSYLGATYAALFPHTVGRMAVDSVLDPVAYSTGRKGKESIPSSARVGSGEGAQEALKAAFAECKKAGPKACPHGDVIEKAWTETLDALKKAPVKKGNTTYTYQNIITETGTAMYDSSGYTKLINAIHEAWQAVTVKKVPPTKLKQAAEEARKESMVTPLPEQVAVQKERGEERPPVMESQSIPAEEGQVKTPPGQTKAPSAPPQSKDPSRPSTKAPAPSAPPTGKAPAPEKPVAPGVPAPNEDVWSEKVGSHGVLCSDTTNPSDPQVWAKYANSPEAQKNPFLGYWVWASSSCANWPGKDKHAYRGPFDVKPANPLLILNNTHDPSTPLENAKALNKVSPGSRLVTVEAWGHGSSFVSSCAHQALENFLLKGALPKEGLTCKADKPLFAGK; from the coding sequence GTGCGCACATCCATTGCCGTCCTGGCCGCTTCGGCTGTCACCCTGACACTGATCCCGCCAGTACACGCAGCTCCCGTCCACGCCGAGGGCCAGAAACCCGCCGTCGCCCACGCCACGCCACCCGGCTTGGACATGTCCAAGGTGAAAACCCCTGCCCTGAAATGGGCCCCCTGCGAGAAGAACAAGACTCTGCTCTGCACTGTCGCGCTGCTTCCGCTCGACTACTCCAAACCCGATGGCCCCAAAATCGCAATCGGCATGTCGAAATCCTCAGCCTCCGGGAAGAAAAAAGGCACCATCTTCGTCAACCCGGGGGGCCCTGGTTCGAGTGCTTCTGTAAGAGTTCCCGAGTTCGCCGAGGTCCTCGGCAAGACTGTTACCAGTGAGTACGACGTCATCGGCGTCGACCCGCGCGGCATCGGCGCCAGCTCACCGGCGGCCTGCTGGAGCAACGCCAAGACACCGGCCGCTCCCAAGGCGAGATTCCCTCTCACCGCAGCTGAGCAGAAGGAAGAGTTCGAGAGGGACGCCTATCGGCGTGCTGCCTGTGACAAGACGGGGCGGCCCATCATCGACCACATGTCGACCGCCTCGACCGCCCGCGACATGGAGATGATCCGCCGGGCCGTCGGCGACAAACAGCTCAACTACTACGGCGTCTCCTACGGGTCTTATCTCGGCGCCACCTACGCAGCACTCTTCCCCCACACCGTCGGTCGCATGGCAGTGGACAGCGTGCTGGACCCGGTCGCCTATTCCACCGGACGCAAAGGCAAAGAATCGATTCCTTCGTCCGCCCGTGTCGGGTCCGGAGAAGGTGCGCAGGAAGCCCTCAAAGCAGCTTTCGCCGAGTGCAAGAAAGCCGGACCGAAAGCCTGCCCACACGGTGATGTCATCGAAAAAGCCTGGACTGAAACCCTCGACGCACTGAAGAAAGCGCCGGTCAAGAAGGGGAACACCACCTACACCTATCAGAACATTATTACTGAAACTGGGACCGCGATGTATGACTCATCGGGGTACACCAAGCTGATCAACGCCATCCATGAGGCCTGGCAGGCGGTGACGGTCAAGAAGGTGCCGCCGACCAAGCTGAAGCAAGCGGCAGAGGAAGCCCGTAAGGAATCCATGGTCACGCCTCTCCCCGAGCAGGTGGCGGTCCAGAAGGAACGGGGGGAGGAACGCCCTCCGGTCATGGAAAGCCAGTCGATCCCTGCCGAGGAAGGCCAGGTCAAAACCCCTCCCGGGCAGACGAAGGCCCCGTCTGCACCCCCGCAGTCCAAGGATCCGTCGCGCCCGTCGACGAAAGCACCGGCTCCCTCTGCACCGCCTACGGGTAAAGCCCCGGCGCCGGAGAAGCCGGTCGCGCCGGGCGTACCCGCACCGAACGAGGATGTCTGGAGCGAAAAGGTCGGCTCGCACGGCGTGCTCTGCTCTGACACGACTAACCCCAGTGACCCACAGGTCTGGGCAAAATATGCTAATTCTCCTGAAGCACAGAAGAATCCATTCCTAGGGTATTGGGTATGGGCTTCCTCCAGCTGCGCGAACTGGCCGGGCAAGGACAAGCACGCCTACCGTGGCCCCTTCGATGTCAAACCGGCCAACCCACTACTGATCCTGAACAACACCCACGACCCGTCGACTCCACTGGAGAATGCCAAGGCCCTGAACAAGGTCTCCCCGGGCTCCCGTCTGGTCACCGTCGAGGCCTGGGGCCACGGCAGCAGCTTCGTCAGTAGTTGCGCTCACCAGGCATTGGAGAACTTCCTGCTCAAGGGAGCGCTCCCCAAGGAGGGTCTGACCTGCAAGGCCGACAAACCACTGTTCGCCGGCAAGTGA